A genomic segment from Gemmatimonadota bacterium encodes:
- a CDS encoding threonine synthase yields the protein MADPAMISGVLPGASHLECTGTGQRVESEQLIGLSPAGRPLFARYDLSALAKHFTPDAVSGRSPDLWRYEEVLPVRNSAARISLGEGWTPLIDAHRTAARLGLKRLWIKEEGQNPTGSFKARGLCLAVSRAIELGARELAIPSAGNAGSAAAAYAAAAGVPVHVVVPRDTPAPVLEEIAALGADLRLIDGLITDCAQVVSEGARSRGWFDLSTLREPYRIEGKKTMAYEIFEQLGHRLPDAIVYPTGGGTGLIGMWKAFDEMEQLGWIGSERPRMYSVQARGCAPIVRAWDSGAETAAAWDNPKTYAAGLKVPKAIGDFLILRALRESGGGAVAVEDRVMASWVARIGADTGVFASPEGGATVAAVEALVDRGAILPTDEVVGFNTGSGLKYAGAKLVEE from the coding sequence ATGGCGGACCCGGCGATGATCTCGGGCGTCCTCCCGGGCGCCTCCCATCTCGAGTGCACCGGCACGGGCCAGCGCGTCGAAAGCGAACAGCTCATCGGGTTGTCCCCTGCCGGGAGACCTCTCTTCGCCCGCTACGATCTGTCGGCGCTCGCCAAGCACTTCACGCCGGATGCGGTCTCGGGGCGTAGCCCGGACCTGTGGCGATATGAGGAAGTCCTCCCGGTCCGGAATTCGGCCGCCCGGATTTCCCTCGGAGAGGGTTGGACACCCCTCATCGATGCCCATCGCACCGCCGCGCGACTCGGGCTGAAGAGACTCTGGATCAAGGAGGAGGGCCAGAACCCCACCGGGAGCTTCAAGGCTCGGGGACTTTGCCTGGCCGTGTCCCGGGCCATCGAGCTCGGGGCCCGCGAGCTCGCGATCCCCTCCGCCGGCAACGCCGGGAGCGCCGCTGCGGCCTATGCGGCGGCCGCGGGAGTTCCGGTTCACGTCGTCGTCCCCCGCGATACTCCCGCTCCAGTGCTCGAGGAAATCGCAGCACTCGGCGCTGACCTGCGTCTGATCGACGGGCTCATCACCGATTGCGCCCAGGTGGTGTCCGAGGGAGCGCGGAGCCGAGGTTGGTTCGACCTCTCCACCCTCCGGGAGCCGTATCGCATCGAGGGAAAAAAGACGATGGCTTACGAGATCTTCGAACAGCTGGGCCACCGCCTCCCCGACGCGATCGTGTATCCGACCGGAGGGGGGACCGGCCTGATCGGGATGTGGAAGGCCTTTGACGAGATGGAGCAGCTCGGATGGATCGGGAGCGAGCGACCTCGTATGTACTCGGTGCAGGCGAGAGGCTGCGCTCCGATCGTCCGCGCGTGGGATTCGGGTGCCGAGACGGCGGCCGCCTGGGACAATCCGAAGACCTACGCCGCCGGACTGAAGGTCCCGAAGGCGATCGGCGACTTCCTGATCCTCCGTGCCCTCCGGGAGTCGGGCGGCGGTGCGGTCGCGGTGGAGGACCGCGTGATGGCGTCGTGGGTCGCGCGCATCGGGGCGGATACGGGGGTCTTCGCTTCCCCCGAAGGGGGGGCGACGGTCGCGGCCGTGGAGGCGTTGGTGGACCGCGGCGCGATCCTCCCGACCGACGAGGTCGTCGGGTTCAACACCGGGAGTGGCTTGAAATACGCCGGTGCGAAGCTCGTGGAGGAATAA
- a CDS encoding ABC transporter ATP-binding protein — MAVTPSEGLVPEEEALGKAYDARLMRRLLRYLKPYRWKVAGAVALLVSAAAVQIVGPWLVQLALDVAIPEAGTRLLGLLAAGYFAAGLVSFGLEYAQTLLTTWLGQRVMFDLRGEVFEKLQRLDLRFYDRNPVGRLMTRLTSDVETLNELFSSGVVAIFGDLFTLLFIVSAMFVMDWRLALVTFAVIPLVLWTAALFRSRIRNAYRDIRVQTARINAFLHERITGVRVIQLFNREGADARQMDEVNQDYLEAHLRSIRYYALFFPVIELFSAISLALIVWYGGVSVLAGGTTVGVVAAFLLYARRFFRPIQDLSEKYNLLQAAMASSERVFRLLDRAPAIQDPPAPRTLGQTPRGEIEFRDVWFAYDGSEAGDGVSPGAAVSLKEASHNDGSARKAPEWVLRGLSFRVPPGEKVAIVGHTGAGKTTIVNLLMRFYDPQRGEVLLDGIPLRELRQEELRRHVALVAQDVFLFSEDVRFNIRLGNEQIGEERVREAAREVGADPFVARLPGGYGEVVGERGHSLSVGERQLVSFARALAFDPRILVLDEATSSVDSELEARIEEATARLMEGRTSIVIAHRLSTVQGADRILVLHHGELREEGSHRALLDRGGLYAKLHELQFVPLTPGG; from the coding sequence ATGGCGGTGACCCCGTCCGAGGGGCTCGTCCCGGAAGAGGAGGCGCTCGGAAAGGCGTACGACGCACGCCTGATGCGGCGCCTTCTGCGCTACCTGAAGCCCTACCGCTGGAAAGTCGCGGGCGCCGTCGCACTCCTCGTCTCCGCGGCTGCCGTCCAGATCGTCGGCCCCTGGCTCGTCCAACTCGCCCTCGACGTCGCGATCCCGGAGGCCGGCACCCGCCTCCTCGGGCTCCTCGCGGCGGGATATTTCGCCGCCGGCCTCGTCAGCTTCGGGCTCGAATACGCCCAGACCCTTCTCACGACCTGGCTCGGCCAGCGGGTGATGTTCGACCTCCGGGGCGAGGTCTTCGAGAAGCTCCAGCGCCTCGATCTCCGCTTCTACGACCGGAACCCCGTGGGACGCCTCATGACGCGTCTCACCTCCGACGTGGAGACACTGAACGAACTCTTCAGCTCGGGCGTCGTCGCCATCTTCGGGGACCTCTTCACCCTACTTTTTATCGTCTCCGCCATGTTCGTCATGGATTGGCGGCTCGCGCTCGTGACCTTCGCCGTCATCCCCCTCGTGTTGTGGACGGCGGCGCTTTTCCGGAGCCGGATCCGGAACGCGTATCGCGACATCCGCGTGCAGACCGCACGCATCAACGCCTTCCTCCACGAAAGGATCACCGGTGTCCGCGTGATTCAGCTCTTCAATCGCGAGGGAGCGGACGCACGCCAGATGGACGAGGTGAATCAGGACTACCTCGAAGCGCACCTGCGCTCGATTCGTTATTACGCCCTCTTTTTCCCCGTCATCGAGCTCTTCTCCGCGATTTCGCTCGCGCTCATCGTCTGGTACGGGGGCGTCTCGGTCCTCGCGGGAGGGACGACCGTGGGAGTCGTTGCGGCCTTTCTCCTTTACGCGCGCCGCTTCTTCCGTCCGATCCAGGACCTCTCGGAGAAGTACAACCTCCTCCAGGCCGCGATGGCTTCATCGGAGAGGGTTTTTCGGCTCCTCGACCGCGCGCCCGCGATCCAGGACCCGCCGGCACCCAGGACGCTGGGCCAGACTCCCCGGGGCGAGATCGAATTTCGCGATGTCTGGTTCGCTTACGATGGAAGCGAGGCGGGCGACGGCGTGTCGCCGGGAGCCGCCGTTTCGTTGAAAGAGGCGTCACACAACGACGGCTCGGCCCGGAAGGCACCCGAATGGGTGCTCAGAGGTCTTTCCTTTCGCGTCCCGCCGGGGGAGAAAGTCGCCATCGTCGGACATACGGGGGCCGGCAAGACGACGATCGTCAACCTGCTCATGCGCTTCTACGACCCGCAGCGGGGAGAAGTCCTCCTGGACGGGATCCCGCTCCGGGAGCTTCGCCAGGAGGAGCTCCGGCGTCACGTCGCCCTCGTCGCGCAGGACGTCTTTCTCTTTTCGGAGGATGTGCGCTTCAACATTCGCCTCGGCAACGAGCAGATCGGCGAAGAACGCGTGCGGGAAGCGGCGCGGGAGGTCGGCGCCGACCCCTTCGTGGCGCGGCTCCCGGGCGGATACGGCGAGGTCGTGGGGGAGCGCGGCCACTCGCTATCGGTCGGGGAGCGCCAGCTCGTCTCCTTCGCTCGTGCCCTCGCCTTCGACCCGCGAATCCTCGTTCTGGATGAGGCGACGAGCTCGGTGGACTCCGAGCTCGAGGCGCGCATCGAAGAGGCGACCGCCCGGCTGATGGAGGGACGGACCTCGATCGTTATCGCGCACCGACTCTCGACCGTGCAAGGCGCCGACCGGATCCTCGTTCTTCACCACGGAGAGTTGCGAGAGGAGGGGAGCCACAGGGCCCTTCTGGACCGCGGCGGCCTCTACGCGAAGCTCCACGAGCTTCAGTTCGTCCCCCTCACCCCAGGCGGATAA
- the hisIE gene encoding bifunctional phosphoribosyl-AMP cyclohydrolase/phosphoribosyl-ATP diphosphatase HisIE, translated as MTALSSLTNRRLEKATDLEGLTFDGAGLLPVVVQDAGSGDVLMVAWANREALEKTLATGDMHFWSRSRAALWRKGETSGNAQALASLHADCDGDTLLARVVPAGPACHTGERTCFGEGALLDKDAVADRLDPAPSASVLAELWEVIEARDRERPEGSYTTRLLSDPNRRMKKLGEETAELISAIASGGANVPDEAADLIYHLLVALKGAGRSWSEVEEELRKRRG; from the coding sequence ATGACCGCCCTTTCCTCCCTCACCAACCGCCGGCTCGAGAAGGCCACCGACCTCGAGGGCCTCACTTTCGACGGCGCCGGGCTCCTCCCCGTCGTCGTCCAGGACGCCGGCTCGGGGGATGTGCTGATGGTCGCATGGGCGAACCGGGAGGCGCTCGAAAAAACCCTCGCCACGGGCGACATGCACTTCTGGTCGCGGTCGCGCGCCGCTCTCTGGCGGAAGGGGGAGACCTCCGGAAATGCGCAGGCGCTCGCCTCGCTCCACGCGGACTGCGACGGCGACACCCTGCTCGCGCGCGTCGTTCCGGCCGGACCCGCGTGCCACACGGGGGAGCGCACCTGCTTCGGCGAGGGGGCGCTTCTGGACAAAGACGCCGTGGCCGACCGCCTGGATCCAGCCCCTTCGGCCTCGGTTCTCGCGGAACTCTGGGAGGTAATCGAGGCCCGCGACCGCGAGCGCCCCGAGGGGAGCTACACGACCCGCCTCCTCTCCGACCCGAATCGCCGGATGAAAAAGCTCGGCGAAGAAACCGCGGAGCTCATCAGCGCGATCGCCAGCGGCGGCGCAAACGTCCCGGATGAGGCCGCCGACCTGATCTATCACCTTCTCGTCGCCCTCAAGGGCGCGGGGCGGAGTTGGTCCGAAGTCGAGGAGGAGCTCAGGAAGCGGAGGGGGTAG
- the hisF gene encoding imidazole glycerol phosphate synthase subunit HisF: MLRPRVIVCLDVTDGRVVKGTRFKGLRDVGDPVALARRYEEEGADEIVFLDISASHEGRGTLLDTVRRTAEVLFVPLTVGGGVGTVEDMDALLRAGADKVSVNSGAVRDPSVLTRGADRFGSQCVVISIDAQREGDTWFHYTHGGRRRTDLEAVPWAVECVARGAGEVLLTSMDRDGVRTGYDLELTRAVAEAVTVPVIASGGAGTPEHLRDGFTEGKASAVLLAGILHDGLTTVGALKAALAGWGIPVRPVAAALERTP; this comes from the coding sequence ATGCTCCGCCCGCGCGTCATCGTCTGCCTCGACGTCACGGATGGCCGCGTCGTGAAGGGGACCCGTTTCAAGGGCCTCCGCGACGTGGGCGATCCGGTGGCCCTCGCACGCCGGTACGAGGAGGAGGGTGCCGACGAAATCGTATTTCTCGATATCTCCGCCTCGCACGAGGGGCGAGGCACGCTTCTCGACACCGTGCGAAGGACGGCCGAGGTCCTCTTCGTCCCCCTGACGGTCGGAGGTGGAGTGGGGACGGTCGAGGACATGGACGCGCTCCTCCGGGCGGGAGCGGACAAGGTCAGCGTGAACTCGGGCGCCGTGCGAGATCCCTCTGTCCTCACCCGCGGGGCCGACCGTTTCGGGAGCCAGTGTGTCGTGATCTCGATCGACGCCCAGCGCGAAGGCGACACCTGGTTCCATTACACACACGGGGGGCGGCGGCGCACGGATCTCGAGGCCGTCCCTTGGGCCGTGGAGTGCGTCGCGCGTGGGGCGGGGGAAGTCCTCCTCACTTCGATGGACCGCGACGGGGTGCGGACCGGCTACGACCTCGAGCTGACCCGCGCGGTCGCGGAGGCCGTGACCGTCCCCGTGATCGCCTCCGGAGGCGCCGGGACGCCCGAGCATCTCCGAGACGGATTCACCGAGGGGAAGGCTTCCGCCGTCCTTCTTGCCGGGATCCTGCACGACGGTCTCACGACGGTGGGAGCGTTGAAGGCGGCGCTCGCCGGGTGGGGGATCCCCGTGCGCCCAGTCGCGGCGGCATTGGAGCGCACCCCATGA
- a CDS encoding imidazoleglycerol-phosphate dehydratase: MSRMERETKETRIALAVRIGDGPVEIATGDPFLDHMLVTLARYAGLALEVEATGDLRHHLVEDVAITLGLALREDVPAQAERYGWALVPMDEALVQAAIDVGGRAYYRGRLPSALYEHFLQSFAVNLGATLHLKVIRGRDRHHIVEAAVKATGLALRQALRKGEGIFSTKGAVALSIEEGVVGSKPSKRGSGKG; encoded by the coding sequence ATGAGCCGAATGGAGCGGGAAACGAAGGAGACACGGATCGCCCTCGCGGTCCGGATCGGGGATGGTCCTGTCGAAATCGCGACGGGGGACCCCTTCCTCGACCACATGCTCGTGACGCTGGCCCGCTACGCCGGGCTCGCCCTCGAGGTGGAAGCGACGGGCGACCTGCGCCACCACCTCGTAGAGGACGTCGCGATCACCCTCGGGCTCGCCCTGCGGGAAGACGTTCCGGCGCAGGCGGAGCGGTACGGCTGGGCGCTCGTTCCAATGGACGAGGCGCTCGTGCAGGCGGCCATAGACGTGGGTGGGCGGGCCTATTACCGGGGCCGCCTCCCCTCGGCCCTCTACGAGCACTTCCTGCAATCGTTCGCCGTGAACCTCGGAGCGACGCTGCACCTGAAGGTGATCCGCGGGCGGGATCGCCACCACATCGTGGAGGCCGCGGTGAAGGCCACCGGCCTCGCACTCCGGCAGGCGCTCCGGAAGGGGGAGGGGATCTTCTCCACCAAGGGCGCCGTGGCTCTTTCCATCGAGGAGGGCGTCGTCGGGTCGAAGCCGTCGAAGCGCGGGTCGGGGAAGGGCTGA
- a CDS encoding 1-(5-phosphoribosyl)-5-[(5-phosphoribosylamino)methylideneamino] imidazole-4-carboxamide isomerase: protein MIAIPAVDLLEGRCVQLVGGRPEEERVSLPDPVGVAQGWRARGFGTLHVVDLDAALDRGENLALVARIAREAPGDLQVGGGIRDEGRAEALLDAGVDRVIVGTRAVEDREWLAALAARFPGRVVVAADVRGGQVLRRGWTEATDLAIGRFLNEVAEIPLAGVLCTDVGREGRVEGVDREGVAEVVAATRHPVWISGGVSTVEELRFLREVGAEGAVLGMALYTGALDADAVAEEFGR from the coding sequence ATGATCGCGATCCCGGCGGTGGACCTCCTCGAGGGGCGATGCGTCCAGCTCGTGGGCGGGCGCCCTGAGGAGGAGCGGGTCTCTCTCCCCGATCCGGTGGGTGTGGCGCAGGGGTGGCGGGCGCGGGGGTTCGGCACGCTCCACGTCGTGGACCTGGACGCCGCGCTCGACCGCGGGGAGAACTTGGCCCTGGTGGCGAGGATCGCCCGCGAAGCGCCGGGAGACCTCCAGGTCGGCGGCGGGATCCGCGACGAAGGCCGTGCCGAGGCACTCCTCGACGCGGGGGTGGACCGGGTGATCGTGGGGACCCGCGCGGTGGAAGACCGCGAGTGGCTCGCCGCCCTCGCGGCCCGCTTCCCCGGTCGGGTCGTCGTGGCGGCGGATGTCCGGGGAGGGCAGGTTCTTCGGCGGGGGTGGACGGAAGCCACGGATCTCGCGATCGGGCGATTCCTAAACGAGGTGGCCGAGATCCCCCTCGCTGGAGTCCTCTGCACGGACGTGGGCCGCGAAGGGCGCGTCGAGGGTGTGGACCGGGAGGGAGTCGCGGAGGTCGTCGCGGCGACCAGGCACCCGGTCTGGATCTCGGGAGGCGTCTCGACGGTGGAGGAGCTACGCTTCCTCCGAGAAGTAGGGGCGGAAGGCGCGGTACTGGGGATGGCCCTCTACACGGGGGCCCTGGATGCGGACGCGGTGGCCGAGGAGTTTGGACGATGA
- the hisH gene encoding imidazole glycerol phosphate synthase subunit HisH encodes MIHLALFDYGAGNLHSLKKGLEAGGARVTVTADWDQALGRDGLVLPGVGSFGAAVRGLEGEADRVRAALEAGLPCLGICLGMQLFFPESEEAQGRGIGLFSGRVRRLHSRIVPQMGWNDVETGEDPIFEGADAFPAYYANSFVCEMDEGEGEEAIIAHSEYEGEVFAAGVRKGKSLGFQFHPEKSSAPGLRLLANFVEEVAK; translated from the coding sequence ATGATCCACCTCGCCCTGTTCGACTACGGCGCGGGAAATCTCCACTCCCTGAAGAAGGGACTCGAGGCGGGGGGCGCTCGTGTGACGGTCACGGCCGACTGGGACCAAGCGCTCGGACGGGATGGCCTCGTCCTTCCCGGCGTGGGATCCTTCGGTGCCGCGGTGCGGGGGCTCGAGGGTGAGGCGGACCGGGTGCGGGCGGCGCTGGAGGCGGGCCTCCCCTGCCTCGGAATCTGCCTCGGAATGCAGCTCTTTTTTCCCGAGAGTGAAGAAGCCCAGGGCCGCGGAATTGGCCTCTTTTCGGGACGGGTCCGGCGACTGCACTCGCGCATCGTCCCTCAGATGGGGTGGAACGACGTGGAGACCGGGGAAGACCCGATCTTCGAGGGGGCCGATGCCTTTCCGGCGTATTACGCGAACTCCTTCGTCTGCGAGATGGACGAAGGGGAGGGGGAGGAAGCGATCATTGCCCACTCCGAATACGAGGGGGAAGTCTTCGCCGCGGGGGTGCGGAAGGGGAAGTCGTTGGGCTTCCAGTTTCACCCGGAAAAGAGCTCGGCTCCCGGGCTTCGTCTCCTCGCGAATTTCGTGGAGGAGGTGGCCAAGTGA
- a CDS encoding histidinol-phosphate transaminase: protein MTPFPRPAYRPLARYAPDRRPIEADLSDNTNRWGAHPAALRAIREAEASDLTRYPSVYADALRAAIARRFGVPQKSITTGCGSDDMLDSTFRASGEPGEAIVYFPPTFSMVEVFARMNGMVPRPLPAAAIAEPARLLEGSPALLYLCRPNNPTGEVLPKKKVERLIAAIGDEGPILLIDEAYADFADDNFLKVAAASARVLVVRTLSKAYGLAGLRVGFAVGSPQVIAEVEKSRGPYKVNRLAELAGIAVLEDREKWIPKVVSEVRAGRARLKDELQSRGLVTLPSGANFLLLPLGDMAGGVHSAAEATAALRERGVAVRPFPTLPGIGDTIRISIGPWEEMERFLEALDEVLA from the coding sequence ATGACGCCCTTTCCCCGCCCGGCATATCGGCCCTTGGCCCGGTATGCACCCGATCGCCGTCCGATCGAGGCGGACCTCTCGGACAACACCAACCGGTGGGGCGCCCACCCGGCTGCTCTCCGCGCCATCCGCGAGGCGGAGGCGAGCGACCTGACCCGGTACCCCTCCGTGTACGCGGATGCGCTCCGCGCGGCCATCGCGCGCCGTTTCGGTGTCCCCCAGAAGTCCATCACGACCGGCTGCGGATCCGACGACATGCTGGACTCCACCTTCCGGGCCTCGGGTGAGCCCGGGGAGGCGATCGTCTACTTTCCGCCGACCTTCTCGATGGTCGAGGTCTTCGCGCGAATGAACGGGATGGTCCCACGCCCCCTTCCGGCGGCAGCCATCGCCGAACCGGCCCGCCTCCTCGAGGGCTCTCCCGCCCTCCTCTACCTGTGCCGCCCCAACAACCCGACGGGAGAGGTCCTGCCGAAGAAGAAGGTCGAGCGCCTCATCGCGGCGATCGGGGACGAGGGTCCGATCCTCCTCATTGACGAGGCGTACGCCGACTTCGCCGACGACAACTTCCTCAAGGTGGCGGCCGCCTCCGCGCGGGTGCTCGTGGTGCGCACCTTATCCAAGGCTTACGGCCTCGCGGGGCTCCGCGTCGGATTCGCGGTGGGGAGCCCCCAAGTCATCGCCGAAGTGGAGAAATCGCGGGGTCCCTACAAGGTGAACCGCCTGGCGGAGCTCGCCGGGATCGCAGTGCTCGAAGACCGGGAGAAGTGGATTCCGAAGGTCGTGTCCGAGGTCCGTGCCGGGCGCGCCCGGCTCAAGGACGAGCTTCAGTCGCGGGGGCTGGTGACCCTTCCTTCGGGGGCCAACTTCCTTCTCCTCCCCCTGGGCGACATGGCGGGAGGAGTCCATTCGGCTGCGGAGGCGACCGCGGCGCTTCGCGAACGAGGGGTCGCGGTGCGTCCCTTCCCCACCCTCCCCGGAATCGGCGACACGATCCGCATCTCCATCGGGCCCTGGGAAGAGATGGAGCGCTTTCTCGAGGCGCTGGACGAGGTCCTCGCATGA
- the hisD gene encoding histidinol dehydrogenase, whose translation MTTLTLRIAVDARIEDLTHEQRALLLERRPPDEAGLREAVRGILDRVREDGDTALLEMAREFDSIELDALEVPQERWEKALNELDPAVRIALERAARNIRAFHEAQLPQELSLEVEPGVLLGRRAVPLAAVGIYAPGGRAAYPSSVLMGVVPARAVGVTEIVVCSPPGPYGEPPEEVLAACAIAGATRLFSLGGAGAIGALAYGTASVPRVDAIVGPGNRWVTEAKRQVAGELRIDSPAGPSEVLVVADATGDPTRIALELIAQAEHDPDAAVGLVSWSSELVDGVRAELGRRAARAPRGNIVEAAFASRGALLLARDRRAALDFAEEYAAEHLALYTDDPRRDMETQSTAGTVFLGDAASVSFGDYITGANHVLPTSGRARSFSGLSTLDFLRFFTWQEISPAGAAAMAKDVERLAKAERLPAHAAAARARAAEEVL comes from the coding sequence ATGACCACGCTGACGCTTCGAATTGCCGTGGACGCGCGGATCGAAGACTTGACGCACGAGCAGCGCGCCTTGCTTCTGGAGCGTCGTCCTCCCGACGAGGCGGGGCTCCGCGAGGCCGTTCGCGGCATCCTCGACCGGGTTCGCGAGGATGGGGACACCGCCCTTCTCGAGATGGCCCGCGAATTCGATTCGATCGAGCTGGACGCGCTCGAGGTCCCGCAGGAGCGTTGGGAGAAGGCGCTGAATGAGCTCGACCCCGCAGTGCGGATCGCGCTCGAGCGGGCCGCACGAAATATCCGCGCCTTTCACGAGGCGCAGCTCCCGCAGGAGCTCTCCCTAGAGGTCGAGCCGGGTGTCCTCCTCGGGCGTCGGGCCGTTCCCCTTGCCGCCGTGGGGATCTACGCGCCGGGAGGGCGAGCCGCCTATCCCTCGTCCGTCCTCATGGGAGTTGTTCCAGCCCGCGCGGTGGGGGTTACCGAGATCGTGGTTTGCTCGCCGCCCGGCCCCTACGGAGAGCCCCCCGAGGAGGTGCTCGCGGCCTGTGCGATCGCGGGCGCGACCCGGCTCTTTTCGCTCGGGGGGGCCGGAGCCATCGGAGCGCTGGCGTACGGGACGGCCTCGGTTCCCCGCGTGGACGCCATCGTTGGTCCCGGGAACCGCTGGGTGACCGAGGCGAAGCGGCAGGTCGCCGGCGAGCTCCGGATCGATTCGCCCGCCGGCCCCTCGGAGGTCCTCGTCGTCGCGGACGCAACCGGGGATCCGACGCGGATCGCCCTCGAGCTCATCGCCCAAGCCGAACACGACCCGGACGCGGCGGTGGGTCTCGTGAGCTGGAGCTCGGAACTCGTCGACGGAGTTCGCGCCGAGCTCGGGCGCCGGGCCGCGCGTGCGCCGAGGGGGAACATCGTGGAGGCTGCTTTCGCCTCCCGGGGCGCCCTCCTCCTCGCCCGCGACCGGCGCGCGGCGCTCGACTTCGCGGAGGAATACGCGGCCGAGCACCTGGCCCTCTATACCGACGATCCGCGCCGCGACATGGAAACGCAATCCACGGCGGGAACGGTCTTCCTCGGGGATGCCGCCTCCGTCTCCTTCGGAGACTACATCACCGGGGCGAACCACGTTCTTCCCACCTCGGGAAGGGCCCGCTCCTTCTCCGGGCTTTCGACCCTCGACTTTCTCCGCTTCTTCACCTGGCAGGAGATCTCTCCGGCCGGAGCGGCGGCGATGGCGAAGGATGTGGAGAGGCTCGCGAAGGCCGAGCGCCTTCCAGCGCACGCCGCCGCCGCGCGGGCCCGCGCGGCCGAGGAGGTCTTATGA
- the hisG gene encoding ATP phosphoribosyltransferase — protein MMRIAIPNKGRLADSALETFELAGLKPEFRAERALVARLGSEFQAIFVRAQDIPEFVADGAAELGITGRDLVEESSRIEVVELLDLGFGRCRLIVAVRDESPVASPGELPEGTRVATSFPKLARRYFEGLGNSIQIVPVSGAAEIAPHLGVADAIVDLVSTGSTLRVNGLKEIGTILDSSALLIGNRKALGDPTSGRSRDELVMALESVLRAREKRYLMANVPRARLEEVRKVLPGISGPTIVDVLDRGTWVAAHAVVDAGQVYQTIARLKALGAEGILVTRIERLMP, from the coding sequence ATGATGAGAATCGCGATTCCCAACAAAGGGCGGCTGGCGGACAGCGCCCTGGAGACCTTCGAGCTCGCGGGGCTGAAGCCGGAGTTTCGCGCCGAGCGCGCCCTCGTTGCCAGGCTCGGCTCGGAATTCCAGGCGATTTTCGTCCGGGCGCAAGATATCCCCGAATTTGTGGCGGACGGGGCCGCGGAGCTCGGAATCACGGGGCGCGATCTGGTCGAAGAGTCTAGCCGGATCGAGGTGGTCGAACTCCTCGACTTGGGCTTCGGACGCTGCCGGCTCATCGTCGCGGTGCGGGACGAGAGCCCCGTCGCCTCCCCGGGCGAGCTCCCCGAGGGAACGCGGGTGGCGACCTCCTTCCCGAAGCTGGCCCGGAGGTACTTCGAAGGTCTCGGAAACTCGATCCAGATCGTTCCCGTCTCGGGAGCGGCCGAAATCGCCCCGCACCTTGGAGTCGCCGACGCGATCGTGGACCTCGTTTCGACGGGATCGACGCTCAGAGTCAACGGGCTCAAGGAAATCGGAACGATTCTGGATTCATCCGCCCTCCTCATCGGGAACCGGAAGGCGCTCGGGGATCCCACGTCTGGGCGATCCCGGGACGAGCTCGTGATGGCGCTCGAGTCGGTCCTCCGCGCCCGGGAAAAGCGCTACCTGATGGCAAACGTCCCGCGGGCGCGACTCGAGGAGGTTCGCAAGGTCCTCCCCGGGATTTCCGGGCCGACCATCGTGGATGTCCTCGACCGGGGGACATGGGTCGCGGCCCACGCGGTCGTGGATGCGGGTCAGGTGTATCAAACCATCGCCCGCTTAAAGGCGCTCGGGGCCGAGGGAATTCTCGTCACCCGCATCGAGCGGCTCATGCCATGA